In the Streptomyces sp. NBC_00525 genome, one interval contains:
- a CDS encoding MIP/aquaporin family protein, with protein MSSSDIFIGETIGTAVLILLGGGVCAAVTLKHSKARNAGWLAITFGWGFAVLTGAYLAGGVSGAHLNPAVTIGLAIEGGTEWSDVPLYLGSELLGAMIGAVLVWLTYYGQFRAHLTDPEVLRTHSGEEGMVDQSAAPAAGPVLGVFSTGPEIRNAAQNVLTEVIATVVLVLAILTQGLNADGDGLGTLGALITSLVVVGIGLSLGGPTGYAINPVRDLGPRIVHALLPLPNKGGSDWGYAWVPVVGPLIGGALAGGLYNLAFA; from the coding sequence GTGTCCAGCTCCGACATCTTCATCGGCGAGACCATCGGTACCGCCGTACTCATCCTGCTCGGCGGCGGTGTCTGTGCCGCCGTCACGCTCAAGCACTCCAAGGCGCGGAACGCCGGCTGGCTCGCCATCACCTTCGGGTGGGGCTTCGCGGTGCTCACCGGCGCCTATCTGGCCGGCGGCGTGTCGGGGGCGCATCTCAACCCGGCCGTCACCATCGGCCTGGCCATCGAGGGCGGCACCGAGTGGAGCGACGTACCGCTCTACCTCGGCTCGGAGCTGCTCGGCGCGATGATCGGCGCGGTGCTGGTCTGGCTGACGTACTACGGGCAGTTCCGGGCCCATCTCACCGATCCGGAGGTCCTGCGGACCCATTCGGGTGAGGAGGGCATGGTCGACCAGTCCGCGGCGCCCGCGGCCGGACCGGTGCTCGGTGTCTTCTCGACGGGCCCCGAGATCCGCAACGCCGCGCAGAACGTCCTCACCGAGGTCATCGCCACCGTCGTGCTGGTGCTCGCCATCCTCACCCAGGGCCTCAACGCCGACGGCGACGGGCTCGGCACGCTGGGCGCGCTGATCACCTCCCTGGTCGTCGTCGGCATCGGCCTGTCGCTCGGCGGCCCGACCGGGTACGCGATCAACCCGGTCCGCGACCTCGGTCCGCGTATCGTGCACGCGCTGCTGCCGCTGCCGAACAAGGGCGGCTCCGACTGGGGCTACGCCTGGGTCCCGGTCGTCGGCCCGCTGATCGGCGGCGCGCTCGCGGGCGGCCTCTACAACCTCGCCTTCGCCTAG
- the glpK gene encoding glycerol kinase GlpK, whose amino-acid sequence MTDAHTTGSHGTGPFIAAIDQGTTSSRCIVFDKDGRIVSVDQKEHEQIFPKPGWVEHDAAEIWENVQEVVAGAIVKAGITAADVQAIGITNQRETTLLWDRHTGEPVHNALVWQDTRTDALCKELGRNVGQDRFRRETGLPLASYFAGPKVRWLLDNVEGLRERAERGDILFGTMDSWVIWNLTGGTEGGVHVTDVTNASRTLLMNLHTMQWDERICSSIGVPTAVLPEIRSSAEVYGTARGGVLDGVPVASALGDQQAALFGQTCFAEGEAKSTYGTGTFMLMNTGETPVNSYNGLLTTVGYRIGDQKAVYALEGSIAVTGSLVQWMRDQMGLIQSAAEIETLASSVEDNGGAYFVPAFSGLFAPYWRPDARGVIAGLTRYVTKAHIARAVLEATAWQTREISDAMTKDSGVELTALKVDGGMTSNNLLMQTLADFLDAPVVRPMVAETTCLGAAYAAGLAVGFWPDTDALRANWRRAAEWTPRMDADTRAREYKSWLKAVERTMGWLDDEE is encoded by the coding sequence GTGACCGACGCACACACCACCGGCAGCCACGGCACCGGCCCGTTCATCGCGGCCATCGACCAGGGCACGACCTCCAGCCGCTGCATCGTCTTCGACAAGGACGGGCGGATCGTCTCCGTCGACCAGAAGGAGCACGAGCAGATCTTCCCCAAGCCGGGCTGGGTCGAACACGACGCGGCCGAAATCTGGGAGAACGTCCAGGAAGTCGTCGCCGGAGCGATCGTGAAGGCCGGCATCACCGCCGCCGACGTCCAGGCGATCGGCATCACCAACCAGCGCGAGACCACCCTGCTGTGGGACCGCCACACCGGTGAACCCGTCCACAACGCCCTCGTCTGGCAGGACACCCGTACCGACGCGCTCTGCAAGGAACTCGGCCGCAACGTCGGCCAGGACCGCTTCCGCCGCGAGACCGGGCTGCCGCTCGCCTCGTACTTCGCCGGGCCCAAGGTGCGCTGGCTGCTCGACAACGTCGAGGGGCTGCGCGAGCGGGCCGAACGCGGCGACATCCTCTTCGGCACCATGGACTCCTGGGTCATCTGGAACCTCACCGGCGGCACCGAGGGCGGCGTCCACGTCACCGACGTCACCAACGCCTCGCGCACCCTTCTGATGAACCTGCACACCATGCAGTGGGACGAGCGCATCTGCTCCTCCATCGGGGTGCCCACGGCCGTGCTGCCCGAGATCCGCTCCTCCGCCGAGGTCTACGGGACCGCCAGGGGCGGCGTGCTCGACGGGGTGCCGGTGGCCTCCGCGCTGGGCGACCAGCAGGCCGCGCTGTTCGGCCAGACGTGCTTCGCCGAGGGCGAGGCCAAGTCCACGTACGGCACCGGCACCTTCATGCTGATGAACACCGGCGAGACGCCCGTCAACTCCTACAACGGACTGCTGACGACGGTCGGCTACCGGATCGGCGACCAGAAGGCGGTGTACGCCCTGGAGGGGTCGATCGCCGTCACCGGCTCGCTGGTGCAGTGGATGCGCGACCAGATGGGGCTGATCCAGTCCGCGGCCGAGATCGAGACCCTGGCGTCCTCGGTGGAGGACAACGGCGGCGCCTACTTCGTGCCCGCCTTCTCCGGCCTGTTCGCCCCGTACTGGCGCCCGGACGCCCGCGGTGTCATCGCCGGCCTCACCCGGTACGTCACCAAGGCGCACATCGCCCGCGCCGTCCTTGAGGCCACCGCCTGGCAGACACGCGAGATCAGCGACGCCATGACCAAGGACTCCGGCGTCGAGCTGACCGCCCTCAAGGTGGACGGCGGCATGACCTCCAACAACCTACTGATGCAGACGCTCGCCGACTTCCTGGACGCGCCCGTGGTGCGGCCGATGGTCGCCGAGACCACCTGCCTCGGCGCCGCCTACGCCGCCGGCCTGGCCGTCGGCTTCTGGCCGGACACCGACGCGCTGCGCGCCAACTGGCGCCGCGCCGCCGAGTGGACCCCCCGCATGGACGCGGACACCCGCGCCCGCGAGTACAAGAGCTGGCTCAAGGCCGTGGAACGCACCATGGGCTGGCTGGACGACGAGGAGTAG
- a CDS encoding glycerol-3-phosphate dehydrogenase/oxidase, whose translation MTTPQSVPTLGTHPASGSLPSRAETREQLSGATYDLLVIGGGILGISTAWHAAQSGLRVALVDAGDFAGATSSASSKLLHGGLRYLQTGAVKLVAENHFERRAVSRQVAPHLANPLTFYLPVYKGGPHGAAKLGAGVFAYSALSAFGDGVGHVISPAKAARDVPELRTENLRAVAVYGDDQMNDARMALMTVRAAVDAGAVVLNHAAVTGLRFTRGRVTGAELRDALDGTEFGVSARLVLNATGPWVDHLRRMEDPNAAPSIRLSKGAHLVLRRTRPWKAALATPIDKYRITFALPWEDMLLLGTTDEEYEGDPAEVAVTEKDTAQILDEAAFSVRDQQLSRDLITYAFAGLRVLPGGPGDTSKAKRETVVTEGRGGMLSVAGGKWTTFRHIGRTVMNKLAALPGRPLAEDMEPMARLPRKLPLPGIANPNAVAHRLLVDGGTPGPRMAADTARHLATHYGSLSFDIARLANEDPALAERVHPNAPEIWAQVVYARDHEWAESVDDVLRRRTTLTIRGLATDEVRDRVAKVLGERRG comes from the coding sequence ATGACCACCCCGCAGAGCGTCCCCACCCTCGGGACGCACCCGGCATCCGGCTCCCTGCCGAGCCGCGCCGAGACACGGGAGCAGCTGTCCGGAGCGACGTACGACCTCCTGGTGATCGGCGGCGGCATCCTGGGCATCTCCACCGCCTGGCACGCCGCGCAGTCCGGGCTGCGGGTGGCCCTGGTGGACGCCGGCGACTTCGCCGGCGCCACCTCCTCCGCCTCCTCCAAGCTGCTCCACGGCGGGCTGCGCTATCTGCAGACCGGCGCGGTGAAGCTGGTGGCGGAGAACCACTTCGAGCGCCGTGCGGTCTCCCGCCAGGTCGCCCCGCACCTGGCCAACCCGCTCACCTTCTATCTGCCGGTGTACAAGGGAGGGCCGCACGGCGCGGCGAAGCTCGGCGCGGGCGTCTTCGCGTACTCGGCGCTGTCCGCCTTCGGGGACGGCGTCGGCCATGTGATCAGCCCGGCGAAGGCGGCGCGCGACGTGCCGGAGCTGCGTACGGAGAACCTGCGCGCGGTCGCGGTGTACGGCGACGACCAGATGAACGACGCCCGGATGGCGCTGATGACGGTCCGCGCGGCGGTCGACGCGGGCGCGGTGGTGCTCAACCACGCGGCGGTGACCGGGCTGCGGTTCACCCGTGGCCGGGTGACGGGCGCCGAGTTGCGGGACGCCCTGGACGGGACCGAGTTCGGGGTGAGCGCACGGCTCGTGCTGAACGCGACCGGGCCGTGGGTGGACCACCTGCGCAGGATGGAGGACCCGAACGCGGCGCCCTCCATACGCCTGTCCAAGGGCGCCCATCTGGTGCTGAGGCGGACCCGGCCCTGGAAGGCCGCGCTGGCGACCCCGATCGACAAGTACCGCATCACGTTCGCCCTGCCCTGGGAGGACATGCTGCTCCTGGGCACGACCGACGAGGAGTACGAGGGCGACCCGGCGGAGGTCGCGGTGACCGAGAAGGACACCGCGCAGATCCTGGACGAGGCGGCGTTCTCGGTACGGGACCAGCAGCTGTCGCGGGACCTGATCACGTACGCGTTCGCCGGGCTGCGGGTGCTGCCGGGCGGGCCGGGCGACACCTCGAAGGCCAAGCGCGAGACCGTCGTGACGGAGGGCCGGGGCGGGATGCTCTCGGTGGCCGGCGGCAAGTGGACGACGTTCCGGCACATCGGGCGCACGGTGATGAACAAGCTGGCCGCGCTCCCCGGCCGGCCGCTCGCCGAGGACATGGAACCGATGGCCCGGCTGCCCAGGAAGCTGCCGCTGCCCGGTATCGCCAACCCGAACGCGGTGGCGCACCGGCTGCTCGTGGACGGCGGGACGCCCGGCCCCCGGATGGCCGCCGACACCGCCCGCCATCTGGCCACGCACTACGGCTCGCTGTCCTTCGACATCGCCCGGCTGGCCAACGAGGACCCGGCGCTGGCCGAGCGCGTCCACCCGAACGCCCCGGAGATCTGGGCGCAGGTCGTCTACGCGCGGGACCACGAGTGGGCCGAGTCGGTGGACGACGTGCTGCGCCGGCGGACGACGCTGACCATCCGGGGGCTGGCGACGGACGAGGTCCGGGACCGGGTGGCGAAGGTGCTGGGCGAGCGGCGCGGCTGA
- a CDS encoding FadR/GntR family transcriptional regulator codes for MAVTDEAIEKIKEMIVSGALRPGDRLPKESELAAELGLSRNSLREAVRALSLIRILDVRQGDGTYVTSLDPQLLLEALSFVVDFHRDDTVLEFLAVRRILEPAATAMAASRIGEEQLDLLSAQLDALGERPSVEELVACDLEFHRGIVQASGNSVLCSLLDGLSGPTTRARVWRGLTQEDAVSRTLHEHRAILSALRARDAEAARAWATVHVASVEQWLRSTL; via the coding sequence ATGGCTGTCACCGACGAGGCCATCGAGAAGATCAAGGAAATGATCGTCTCGGGTGCGCTGAGGCCCGGCGATCGTCTGCCCAAGGAGAGCGAGCTCGCCGCGGAGCTGGGGCTTTCCCGCAACTCGCTGCGGGAGGCGGTGCGCGCGCTGTCGCTGATCCGGATTCTCGACGTCCGCCAGGGCGACGGCACGTATGTGACGAGCCTGGACCCGCAGTTGCTGCTGGAGGCGCTGAGTTTCGTCGTGGACTTCCACCGGGACGACACGGTGCTGGAGTTCCTGGCGGTGCGCCGGATTCTGGAGCCGGCCGCGACGGCGATGGCGGCGTCCCGGATCGGCGAGGAGCAATTGGACCTGCTGAGCGCGCAGTTGGACGCGCTGGGCGAGCGGCCCTCGGTGGAGGAGCTGGTCGCCTGCGATCTGGAGTTCCACCGGGGCATCGTCCAGGCGTCCGGGAACTCGGTGCTGTGCTCGCTGCTCGACGGGCTGTCGGGGCCGACGACCCGTGCGCGGGTGTGGCGCGGGCTGACGCAGGAGGACGCGGTGAGCCGGACGCTGCACGAGCACCGGGCGATCCTCTCCGCGCTGCGGGCCCGCGACGCGGAGGCGGCGCGGGCCTGGGCGACGGTGCACGTGGCGAGCGTGGAGCAGTGGCTGCGCTCGACGCTGTAG
- a CDS encoding SDR family NAD(P)-dependent oxidoreductase, which translates to MTGPHDFEGMNALVTGGASGIGAAVTTLLLARGARVAVLDRDTTGTPPGALAVPADVTDDAAVRAGVDRAAAALGPLHTLVSNAGIGAIGTVEDNDDAEWARVLDVNVLGMVRVARHALPHLRRAATERPGAVSVTHTCSIAATAGLPRRALYSASKGAVLALTLAMAADHVREGIRVNCVNPGTADTPWIGRLLDRADDPVAERAALEARQPLGRLVSADEVAAAVCYLAGPAAASVTGTALAVDGGMQGLRPRPAAT; encoded by the coding sequence ATGACCGGCCCACACGACTTCGAGGGGATGAACGCCCTGGTGACCGGAGGCGCCTCCGGCATCGGGGCCGCCGTCACCACCCTGCTCCTGGCGCGCGGCGCACGCGTCGCCGTCCTCGACCGCGACACCACCGGCACACCCCCCGGCGCCCTCGCCGTCCCGGCCGACGTCACCGACGACGCCGCCGTGCGCGCCGGGGTCGACCGGGCCGCCGCCGCCCTCGGCCCCCTGCACACCCTGGTCTCCAACGCGGGCATCGGCGCGATCGGCACCGTCGAGGACAACGACGACGCCGAGTGGGCGCGGGTCCTCGACGTCAACGTGCTCGGCATGGTCCGCGTCGCCCGACACGCCCTGCCGCATCTGCGCCGGGCCGCCACCGAGCGCCCCGGCGCCGTATCGGTCACCCACACCTGCTCGATCGCCGCCACCGCCGGACTGCCCCGGCGCGCCCTGTACAGCGCGAGCAAGGGCGCGGTCCTCGCGCTCACCCTCGCCATGGCCGCCGACCACGTCCGCGAAGGCATCCGCGTCAACTGCGTCAACCCCGGCACCGCCGACACCCCGTGGATCGGGCGGCTGCTCGACCGGGCGGACGACCCGGTGGCCGAACGCGCCGCCCTCGAAGCCCGGCAGCCCCTGGGCCGGCTGGTCTCCGCCGACGAGGTGGCCGCCGCGGTCTGCTACCTCGCCGGCCCCGCCGCGGCGTCCGTCACCGGCACCGCCCTGGCCGTGGACGGCGGGATGCAGGGGCTGCGCCCGCGCCCCGCCGCCACCTGA
- a CDS encoding enolase C-terminal domain-like protein, whose amino-acid sequence MRQTVTDVEVHDIRFPTSRQLDGSDAMNPDPDYSAAYVVLRTDAAGPDGEPAEGHGFCFTIGRGNDVMAAAIGALRPHLVGRPVPRGAAGLGALYRELTHDSQLRWLGPEKGVMHMAAGAVVNAAWDLAAKLAGRPVWEFLARMTPEELVSLVDFRYLTDALTPDEALAILRAAEPGRAARTARLRAEGYPAYTTSPGWLGYSDDKLVRLARRAVADGFTQIKLKVGGRPDDDVRRTALARAAVGPDVRIALDANQRWDVAEAIARMTALAPYDPHWIEEPTSPDDVLGHAAVRAGQPVAVATGEHAANRVVFKQLLQAGAVDFVQIDAARVAGVNENLAILLLAAKYGVPVCPHAGGVGLCELVQHLAMFDFVAVSGSRENRVIEYVDHLHEHFTDPVVLVDGRYTAPEAPGFSARMRPESLAAHRHAPTPRTERQQEESR is encoded by the coding sequence ATGAGACAGACCGTCACGGACGTCGAGGTCCACGACATCCGATTTCCGACCTCGCGACAGCTGGACGGCTCGGACGCCATGAACCCCGACCCCGACTACTCGGCCGCCTACGTCGTGCTGCGCACCGATGCCGCCGGACCGGACGGCGAGCCCGCCGAAGGACACGGCTTCTGCTTCACCATCGGCCGGGGCAACGACGTCATGGCCGCCGCCATCGGGGCCCTGCGCCCCCATCTCGTCGGGCGCCCCGTCCCTCGCGGCGCCGCCGGCCTCGGCGCCCTGTACCGGGAGCTGACCCATGACTCCCAACTGCGCTGGCTGGGACCCGAGAAGGGCGTGATGCACATGGCCGCCGGAGCGGTGGTCAACGCCGCCTGGGACCTGGCCGCCAAGCTCGCCGGCCGGCCCGTCTGGGAGTTCCTGGCCCGGATGACGCCCGAGGAACTGGTCTCCCTCGTCGACTTCCGCTACCTCACCGACGCCCTCACCCCCGACGAGGCGCTGGCCATCCTGCGCGCCGCCGAACCGGGCCGCGCCGCCCGCACCGCACGACTGCGCGCCGAGGGCTACCCCGCGTACACCACCTCACCCGGCTGGCTCGGCTACTCCGACGACAAACTGGTCCGGCTCGCCCGGCGGGCCGTCGCCGACGGCTTCACCCAGATCAAGCTCAAGGTCGGCGGCCGGCCCGACGACGACGTCCGCCGCACGGCCCTCGCCCGCGCGGCGGTCGGCCCGGACGTCCGCATCGCCCTGGACGCCAACCAGCGCTGGGACGTGGCCGAAGCCATCGCCCGGATGACCGCGCTCGCCCCGTACGACCCGCACTGGATCGAGGAACCGACCAGCCCCGACGACGTACTCGGCCACGCCGCCGTGCGCGCCGGACAGCCGGTCGCCGTCGCCACCGGCGAACACGCTGCCAACCGGGTCGTGTTCAAGCAGCTCCTGCAGGCCGGGGCCGTCGACTTCGTCCAGATCGACGCCGCACGCGTCGCCGGCGTCAACGAGAACCTGGCGATCCTGCTGCTGGCCGCCAAGTACGGCGTCCCCGTCTGCCCGCACGCCGGGGGAGTCGGGCTCTGCGAACTCGTCCAGCACCTCGCCATGTTCGACTTCGTCGCCGTCTCCGGCAGCCGGGAGAACCGCGTGATCGAGTACGTCGACCACCTCCACGAGCACTTCACCGACCCCGTCGTCCTCGTCGACGGCCGCTACACCGCCCCCGAGGCCCCCGGCTTCTCGGCCAGGATGCGCCCCGAGTCCCTCGCCGCACACCGCCACGCACCCACCCCGCGCACCGAGCGACAGCAGGAGGAGAGCCGATGA
- a CDS encoding PAC2 family protein, giving the protein MIELEGVPELIDPVMVAAFEGWNDAGDAASTAVAHLDREWKGEVFAALDAEDYYDFQVNRPTVWLDGGVRKITWPTTRLSVVRIGGDKPRDLVLVRGIEPSMRWRSFCNELLGFAHELGVEMVVVLGALLGDTPHTRPVPVSGVTSDPDLARTMDLEETRYEGPTGIVGILQEACTHAGVPAVSLWAAVPHYVSQPPNPKATLALLNRLEDLLGLRIPLGELPEDARAWQVGVDQLAAEDSEVAEYVQTLEEARDTAELPEASGEAIAREFERYLRRRDPGPAQPPGGHATESGDTSYLRETSGERVRPPKPLRPETGPARPGTAGPARPSSDDPGNRTDGTAGPAGGPDGDGGNGDDSDDDGSDGPPTQD; this is encoded by the coding sequence GTGATCGAGCTCGAGGGCGTTCCCGAGCTGATCGACCCGGTCATGGTGGCCGCGTTCGAGGGGTGGAACGACGCGGGTGACGCCGCCTCCACAGCGGTCGCGCATCTGGACCGGGAGTGGAAGGGGGAGGTGTTCGCGGCGCTCGACGCCGAGGACTACTACGACTTCCAGGTCAATCGCCCCACGGTGTGGCTGGACGGCGGGGTGCGCAAGATCACCTGGCCGACCACCCGGCTCTCCGTGGTCCGCATCGGCGGGGACAAGCCCCGCGATCTCGTCCTGGTCCGGGGCATCGAACCGTCCATGCGCTGGCGGTCGTTCTGCAACGAACTCCTGGGCTTCGCGCATGAACTGGGCGTCGAGATGGTGGTGGTGCTCGGCGCGCTGCTGGGCGACACCCCGCACACCCGCCCGGTCCCGGTCAGCGGAGTCACGTCCGACCCGGACCTGGCCCGCACCATGGACCTGGAGGAGACCAGGTACGAGGGCCCGACCGGCATCGTCGGCATCCTCCAGGAGGCGTGCACCCACGCGGGTGTGCCCGCGGTGAGCCTGTGGGCCGCGGTGCCGCACTATGTGTCGCAGCCGCCCAACCCCAAGGCGACGCTGGCCCTGCTGAACCGTCTGGAGGATCTGCTCGGGCTGCGCATTCCGCTCGGCGAGCTGCCGGAGGACGCGCGCGCCTGGCAGGTCGGGGTCGACCAACTGGCCGCCGAGGACAGCGAGGTGGCCGAGTACGTGCAGACGCTGGAGGAGGCCCGCGACACGGCGGAGCTGCCCGAGGCGAGCGGTGAGGCCATCGCCCGCGAGTTCGAGCGGTATCTGCGGCGCCGCGATCCGGGCCCCGCGCAGCCGCCCGGCGGGCATGCCACGGAGTCCGGTGACACCTCGTACCTCCGGGAGACGTCCGGCGAACGCGTCAGGCCGCCGAAGCCGCTGCGCCCGGAGACGGGTCCGGCCCGGCCCGGCACCGCGGGACCCGCACGGCCGTCGTCCGACGACCCCGGCAACCGTACGGACGGCACCGCCGGTCCGGCCGGCGGCCCGGACGGGGACGGCGGCAACGGCGACGACAGCGACGACGACGGCAGCGACGGCCCCCCGACCCAGGACTGA
- the mshC gene encoding cysteine--1-D-myo-inosityl 2-amino-2-deoxy-alpha-D-glucopyranoside ligase — protein MHAWPASEVPALPGKGRDLRIHDTATGGRITLDPGPVARIYVCGITPYDATHMGHAATYNAFDLVQRVWLDTKRQVHYVQNVTDVDDPLLERAVRDGQDWTALAERETALFREDMTALRMLPPRHYIGAVEAIPGIVPLVERLRDAGAAYELDGDVYFSVDTDPHFGQVSNLDAEAMRLLSAERGGDPERPGKKNPLDPMLWMAAREGEPSWDGGSLGPGRPGWHIECVAIALDHLGMGFDVQGGGSDLAFPHHEMGASHAQVLTGEHPFAKAYVHAGMVGLDGEKMSKSRGNLVFVSALRRDGVDPAAIRLALLAHHYRADWEWTDQVLADAVARLARWRAAVSRPDGLSADALVEEVRTALADDLDAPAALAAVDRWAERQSAEGGTDEGAPGLVSRTVDALLGVAL, from the coding sequence ATGCATGCCTGGCCCGCTTCTGAGGTCCCCGCCCTGCCCGGCAAGGGCCGCGACCTCCGGATCCACGACACCGCGACCGGCGGTCGGATCACCCTCGACCCCGGTCCCGTCGCCCGTATCTACGTCTGCGGCATCACCCCGTACGACGCGACCCATATGGGTCACGCGGCGACCTACAACGCGTTCGACCTCGTACAGCGCGTGTGGCTCGACACCAAGCGGCAGGTCCACTACGTCCAGAACGTGACGGACGTGGACGATCCGCTGCTGGAGCGGGCCGTGCGCGACGGCCAGGACTGGACCGCGCTCGCCGAACGCGAGACGGCCCTGTTCCGGGAGGACATGACCGCGCTGCGCATGCTCCCGCCGCGCCACTACATCGGGGCCGTCGAGGCGATACCCGGCATCGTGCCGCTCGTCGAACGGCTCCGCGACGCGGGCGCCGCCTACGAACTCGACGGGGACGTCTACTTCTCCGTCGACACCGACCCGCACTTCGGTCAGGTGTCCAACCTCGACGCCGAGGCCATGCGGCTGCTCTCCGCCGAACGCGGTGGCGACCCGGAGCGCCCCGGCAAGAAGAACCCGCTCGACCCGATGCTCTGGATGGCCGCCCGCGAGGGCGAGCCGAGCTGGGACGGCGGCTCGCTCGGCCCCGGCCGGCCCGGCTGGCACATCGAGTGCGTGGCCATCGCCCTGGACCACCTCGGCATGGGCTTCGACGTCCAGGGAGGCGGCTCCGACCTCGCCTTCCCGCACCACGAGATGGGCGCCTCGCACGCCCAGGTGCTCACCGGCGAGCACCCCTTCGCCAAGGCGTACGTACACGCCGGCATGGTCGGCCTGGACGGCGAGAAGATGTCCAAGTCCCGGGGCAACCTCGTCTTCGTCTCCGCGCTGCGCCGCGACGGCGTGGACCCGGCGGCGATCCGCCTCGCCCTGCTCGCCCACCACTACCGCGCCGACTGGGAGTGGACCGACCAGGTGCTCGCCGACGCGGTCGCGCGGCTCGCCCGCTGGCGCGCCGCCGTCTCCCGCCCGGACGGGCTGTCCGCCGACGCCCTGGTCGAGGAGGTCCGCACGGCCCTCGCCGACGACCTCGACGCCCCGGCCGCGCTGGCCGCCGTGGACCGCTGGGCCGAACGGCAGAGCGCCGAGGGCGGTACGGACGAGGGGGCGCCCGGCCTCGTCTCGCGCACCGTCGACGCGCTGCTCGGCGTCGCCCTGTAG
- a CDS encoding SCO1664 family protein has translation MPAPERIPPGRLLTDAEQVTLLAEGTLTVLGQVRGASNAVLYCSVAHEGEEAYCVYKPVAGEQPLWDFPDGTLAQREVAAYAVSEATGWGLVPPTVLRDGPYGQGMCQLWIEAGAPDGDEPGLLALIEDEEPGEGWKAVAFAEVGEGRTALLVHADDPRLRRLAVLDAVINNGDRKGGHLLPAPGGRLYGIDHGVTFHTDDKLRTLLWGWAGEPLTAEAVDVLARLAAELEPGAPLVTRLAELITPAEIGALRARVAGLRATGLHREPSGEWPAIPWPPV, from the coding sequence ATGCCCGCGCCAGAACGGATACCGCCGGGGCGCCTCCTGACCGACGCCGAGCAGGTCACCCTGCTGGCCGAGGGCACGCTCACCGTGCTCGGGCAGGTGCGCGGGGCGTCCAACGCGGTGCTGTACTGCTCCGTGGCCCACGAGGGCGAGGAGGCGTACTGCGTCTACAAGCCGGTGGCCGGCGAGCAGCCCCTGTGGGACTTCCCGGACGGCACCCTCGCCCAGCGCGAGGTGGCCGCCTACGCCGTCTCCGAGGCCACGGGCTGGGGCCTGGTGCCGCCGACCGTCCTGCGGGACGGGCCGTACGGGCAGGGCATGTGCCAGCTGTGGATCGAAGCCGGGGCACCGGACGGGGACGAGCCGGGCCTGCTCGCGCTCATCGAGGACGAGGAGCCCGGCGAGGGCTGGAAGGCCGTGGCGTTCGCCGAGGTGGGCGAGGGGCGCACCGCGCTCCTGGTGCACGCGGACGACCCCCGGCTGCGGCGGCTCGCCGTGCTGGACGCCGTCATCAACAACGGCGACCGCAAGGGCGGGCATCTGCTGCCCGCGCCCGGCGGCCGGCTCTACGGCATCGACCACGGCGTGACCTTCCACACCGACGACAAGCTGCGCACCCTGCTCTGGGGCTGGGCGGGCGAACCCCTCACCGCCGAGGCCGTCGACGTCCTCGCCCGGCTCGCCGCCGAACTGGAGCCCGGCGCCCCGCTGGTCACCCGGCTGGCCGAACTCATCACCCCGGCCGAGATCGGGGCCCTGCGGGCCCGCGTGGCCGGGCTGCGCGCCACCGGGCTGCACCGGGAACCGAGCGGCGAGTGGCCCGCCATCCCCTGGCCGCCCGTCTGA
- a CDS encoding DUF3090 domain-containing protein: protein MSRQVFLYDPPDRFVAGTVGLPGRRTFFLQASSGGRVTSVALEKTQVAALAERVDELLDEVVRRTGGNSPVPAVAPMDVTDTAPLDIPVEEEFRVGTMALAWDGEEQRMIVEAQALVELDADSVEDLAEAEERLLQDEENGPPMLRVRLTGAQARAFAKRALDVVNAGRPPCPLCSLPLDPEGHVCPRQNGYRRGAS, encoded by the coding sequence GTGTCCCGTCAGGTGTTCCTCTACGACCCCCCGGACCGTTTCGTGGCCGGCACGGTCGGGCTGCCTGGACGCCGTACGTTCTTCCTGCAGGCTTCCTCGGGCGGACGTGTCACCAGCGTGGCCCTGGAGAAGACCCAGGTCGCCGCGCTCGCCGAACGCGTGGACGAACTGCTGGACGAGGTGGTGCGGCGCACCGGGGGCAACTCCCCGGTGCCCGCCGTCGCCCCGATGGACGTCACCGACACCGCGCCGCTCGACATCCCCGTCGAGGAGGAGTTCCGCGTCGGCACCATGGCGCTCGCCTGGGACGGCGAGGAGCAGCGCATGATCGTCGAGGCCCAGGCCCTGGTCGAACTCGACGCCGACTCCGTCGAGGACCTCGCCGAGGCCGAGGAGCGGCTCCTGCAGGACGAGGAGAACGGCCCGCCGATGCTCCGTGTCCGGCTCACCGGCGCCCAGGCCCGCGCCTTCGCCAAGCGCGCCCTGGACGTGGTGAACGCGGGCCGCCCGCCGTGCCCGCTGTGCAGCCTGCCGCTCGACCCGGAAGGACACGTATGCCCGCGCCAGAACGGATACCGCCGGGGCGCCTCCTGA